A portion of the Mesobacillus sp. AQ2 genome contains these proteins:
- a CDS encoding sulfite exporter TauE/SafE family protein codes for MYQLLSEISNYLSGPFFTLVNQTEQIPILASFLLGLVGALAPCQLSANIGAITYYGNRSLQAKSHWTEMSFFILGKITVFSLLGLAVWLVGNGFQQMLPEFFSWFRKLMGPLFILIGLSLIGLFAFNWISRLTSFLPEWGGRGKTGSFLMGVSFSIAFCPTMFSLFFFTLMPIVLSSSYGAVLPAVFGAGTSIPLIIFAAIISFMGLDGSLMKKSRKIGAMVQTSAGYILILVGIMDTLTYWV; via the coding sequence ATGTATCAATTGCTTTCGGAAATCAGCAACTATTTAAGCGGACCTTTTTTTACTCTGGTGAATCAGACAGAACAAATCCCCATACTCGCAAGCTTCCTGCTGGGACTTGTAGGTGCTCTTGCTCCATGTCAGCTCTCAGCCAATATAGGTGCCATCACGTACTATGGCAATCGCAGCTTGCAGGCGAAGAGCCATTGGACGGAAATGTCCTTTTTCATACTCGGCAAAATCACGGTCTTTTCTTTGCTGGGGCTTGCCGTTTGGCTAGTTGGAAATGGTTTTCAGCAAATGCTTCCAGAATTCTTTTCCTGGTTCCGCAAATTGATGGGCCCTCTATTCATTCTAATTGGCCTATCTCTTATAGGCCTCTTCGCATTCAATTGGATCAGCCGCTTAACATCTTTCCTGCCTGAATGGGGAGGCAGAGGCAAGACAGGTTCGTTTTTAATGGGGGTAAGCTTTTCCATCGCATTCTGCCCAACCATGTTTTCACTATTCTTCTTCACTCTCATGCCCATTGTGCTCAGTTCATCATATGGCGCAGTACTGCCGGCCGTTTTTGGAGCAGGCACCTCAATCCCGCTGATTATATTTGCCGCAATCATCTCCTTCATGGGACTTGATGGTTCATTAATGAAAAAAAGCCGCAAAATAGGAGCTATGGTGCAAACTTCTGCAGGATATATTTTAATCTTGGTCGGAATCATGGATACTTTGACTTATTGGGTATAA
- a CDS encoding D-alanyl-D-alanine carboxypeptidase family protein, with amino-acid sequence MRKLLALSMAVLISMYSFAQFVHAEEDDPVLTSEAAVLMDTQSGAILFGKNEEKRMYPASLTKIATAIYAIESANLNDQVVVSEKIKEIEGTRVYLNPGERVTLKKLIQGMLINSGNDAALAIAIHLDGTMENYSQSINEYLENEIGVKNTHFVNPHGLFDENHYTTAKDLALILNYAMKNEDFREIFGTKELKWEGESWNTQIFSHHRMLKGEIPYEGVTGGKTGFVDQSKQTLATTAENGRMQLTAVLLKSEFKREIYKDTIKLFDYGFASYKSAQIKKGETFTSGELEFKAGEDLFVTEPIENGKRVVDDDGVLNIESENGRTIQSVELKPLIEKKPEVKKTTQEPKQSGLLSANAIIGAFLAAVAILWIMNRKQKKNRRFRSR; translated from the coding sequence ATGAGAAAACTTTTGGCATTGTCAATGGCGGTTCTGATAAGCATGTACTCTTTCGCGCAATTTGTACATGCGGAGGAAGATGATCCTGTATTAACCTCTGAAGCCGCTGTCTTGATGGACACGCAGTCAGGTGCCATTCTGTTTGGGAAAAACGAAGAAAAACGAATGTATCCTGCCAGTCTTACAAAGATTGCCACAGCTATTTATGCGATTGAAAGTGCAAATTTGAATGACCAGGTAGTCGTTAGTGAAAAAATCAAGGAGATCGAAGGTACGAGAGTGTATTTAAATCCTGGAGAACGGGTGACTTTAAAGAAACTGATCCAGGGTATGCTGATCAATTCGGGAAACGATGCCGCATTGGCGATTGCTATTCATCTTGATGGGACAATGGAGAACTACTCCCAAAGCATTAATGAATACCTGGAAAATGAAATCGGAGTAAAAAACACCCATTTTGTCAATCCCCACGGCTTATTTGACGAGAATCACTATACGACTGCAAAGGATCTGGCTTTAATTCTGAACTATGCGATGAAAAACGAGGATTTCCGGGAGATCTTCGGGACCAAGGAATTGAAGTGGGAAGGTGAGTCATGGAATACACAGATTTTTTCCCACCATCGAATGTTAAAAGGTGAAATTCCATATGAAGGAGTAACCGGCGGTAAAACAGGTTTTGTTGACCAATCCAAACAAACGCTGGCTACGACGGCAGAGAATGGCCGAATGCAATTGACTGCAGTATTACTGAAATCTGAATTCAAAAGAGAGATTTATAAGGATACGATCAAGTTATTTGATTACGGTTTTGCTTCCTATAAATCGGCACAAATCAAAAAGGGTGAAACCTTCACAAGTGGAGAGCTCGAGTTCAAAGCAGGTGAGGATCTCTTTGTGACTGAACCAATCGAAAATGGGAAGAGAGTAGTCGATGATGACGGAGTTTTGAATATAGAGAGTGAAAATGGCAGGACCATTCAATCGGTTGAATTGAAACCATTGATTGAAAAAAAACCTGAAGTAAAAAAAACCACTCAGGAGCCGAAGCAAAGTGGACTGCTTTCTGCCAATGCTATTATTGGGGCATTTTTGGCTGCAGTCGCTATTCTATGGATCATGAATCGAAAGCAAAAGAAAAATAGAAGATTTAGAAGCAGGTAA
- the pflB gene encoding formate C-acetyltransferase: MEQWKGFKNGAWQEEINVRDFILKNFSEYTGDSSFLEGATEETLQLWQQVMELTKQERENGGILDMDTEVVSTITSHGPGYLDKTKEKVVGFQTDQPFKRSMQPFGGIRMAKAACEAYGYELDKEVEKIFTDFRKTHNQGVFDVYTKEMLQARKAGIITGLPDAYGRGRIIGDYRRVALYGVDFLMEQKKKDHGMTSSVMTEDTMRLREEISEQYRSLNELKQLAKSYGYDISKPATNAAEAFQWVYFAYLAAIKEQNGAAMSLGRVATFLDIYIERDLQNGILTEQEAQELVDHFVMKLRLVKFARTPDYNELFSGDPTWVTESIGGMAHTGQSLVTKNSFRFLHTLDNLGPAPEPNLTVLWSPALPENFKKYCAEMSIKTSSIQYENDDLMRCEYGDDYGIACCVSAMEIGKQMQFFGARANLAKALLYAINGGVDEKLKIQVAPAFGPITSDVLDYKEVMEKFDNVMEWLAGLYINTLNVIHYMHDKYSYERIEMALHDTEVLRTMATGIAGLSVVADSLSAIKHAKVKVIRDEKGIAVDFETEGDFPKYGNNDDRVDSIAVGLVKSFMTKLRKHPTYRNSVHTMSILTITSNVVYGKKTGNTPDGRRAGEPFAPGANPMHGRDTKGTLASLSSVAKLPYSYAMDGISNTFSIVPKALGKDEESRTNNLVSILDGYAIKDGHHLNVNVFNRETLLNAMEHPEEYPQLTIRVSGYAVNFIKLTREQQMDVINRTFHETM, translated from the coding sequence ATGGAACAATGGAAAGGTTTTAAAAATGGTGCTTGGCAAGAAGAAATCAATGTTCGCGATTTTATCCTGAAGAACTTCTCTGAATATACCGGGGACTCAAGTTTCCTGGAAGGTGCCACAGAAGAAACACTCCAATTATGGCAGCAAGTAATGGAATTGACAAAACAGGAGCGCGAAAACGGCGGAATACTTGATATGGATACTGAAGTGGTTTCCACCATCACTTCACATGGCCCAGGCTATCTTGATAAAACAAAAGAAAAAGTTGTCGGTTTCCAGACAGATCAGCCATTCAAGCGCTCTATGCAGCCATTTGGAGGCATCCGCATGGCAAAGGCCGCATGCGAGGCGTATGGATACGAATTGGATAAGGAAGTTGAGAAGATATTTACTGACTTCCGTAAAACACATAACCAGGGCGTCTTCGATGTTTATACAAAAGAAATGCTCCAGGCCCGAAAAGCCGGCATCATTACCGGCTTGCCAGATGCCTATGGCCGCGGACGGATCATTGGTGACTACCGTCGTGTAGCTCTTTATGGCGTCGACTTCCTGATGGAGCAAAAGAAGAAAGACCATGGAATGACGAGCAGTGTCATGACTGAAGACACAATGCGCCTGAGAGAAGAAATCTCTGAGCAATACCGTTCATTGAATGAATTGAAGCAGCTTGCTAAGAGCTATGGATATGATATTTCCAAGCCAGCAACCAATGCAGCGGAAGCTTTTCAATGGGTCTACTTTGCATACCTTGCAGCAATCAAAGAACAGAACGGTGCAGCAATGAGCCTTGGACGTGTCGCGACCTTCCTGGATATCTATATTGAACGCGACCTCCAAAATGGAATCCTGACTGAACAAGAGGCACAGGAACTTGTCGACCATTTCGTCATGAAGCTTCGTCTCGTGAAATTTGCGCGCACGCCAGATTACAACGAGTTATTCAGCGGGGACCCTACCTGGGTAACAGAGTCAATTGGCGGTATGGCCCATACCGGGCAGTCACTTGTGACAAAGAACTCTTTCCGTTTCCTTCATACTCTTGATAATCTTGGCCCCGCACCGGAGCCTAACCTGACTGTTTTATGGTCCCCTGCCCTGCCAGAGAACTTCAAGAAATATTGTGCTGAAATGTCCATTAAAACAAGTTCAATTCAGTATGAAAACGACGATTTGATGCGCTGTGAATATGGTGATGACTATGGGATCGCCTGCTGTGTATCCGCGATGGAAATCGGCAAGCAGATGCAATTCTTCGGTGCCCGTGCCAATCTGGCAAAAGCTTTGCTTTACGCAATCAACGGCGGTGTCGATGAAAAGCTTAAGATCCAGGTTGCACCAGCCTTCGGCCCGATTACTTCTGATGTACTGGACTATAAAGAAGTAATGGAAAAATTCGATAATGTTATGGAATGGCTTGCTGGCCTTTACATCAACACTCTCAATGTTATCCACTACATGCATGACAAATACAGCTATGAACGGATTGAAATGGCTCTTCATGATACAGAAGTCCTCCGTACAATGGCAACCGGGATTGCAGGGTTAAGTGTCGTAGCGGATTCATTGAGCGCAATCAAGCATGCAAAGGTAAAAGTTATCCGTGACGAGAAGGGCATTGCAGTTGACTTTGAAACAGAAGGCGATTTCCCTAAATACGGCAACAACGATGACCGTGTCGACAGCATTGCTGTAGGGCTTGTCAAGAGCTTCATGACAAAACTGCGCAAGCACCCGACATATCGCAACTCTGTCCATACTATGTCGATTCTTACCATTACTTCAAACGTTGTATATGGCAAGAAGACTGGCAATACACCAGATGGCCGCCGCGCAGGCGAACCATTTGCACCAGGTGCCAATCCAATGCACGGCCGCGATACTAAAGGTACGCTTGCTTCCCTCTCATCAGTGGCTAAGCTTCCATACAGCTATGCAATGGACGGCATTTCCAATACTTTCTCCATCGTACCAAAAGCACTTGGTAAAGATGAAGAAAGCAGAACGAACAATCTTGTATCCATCCTTGACGGATATGCAATTAAGGATGGACATCACTTAAACGTCAACGTATTCAACAGGGAAACACTTTTAAACGCAATGGAACATCCTGAGGAGTACCCTCAGTTGACAATCCGTGTTTCTGGATACGCAGTGAACTTCATCAAGCTGACACGTGAGCAGCAGATGGATGTCATTAACCGTACTTTCCATGAAACAATGTAG
- the yidC gene encoding membrane protein insertase YidC yields MKNRFTIMIVLLLSTLLTGCQAMTSEGSFFQTTFINPFAWLIHFFASITGGSYGLAIILITMLIRLALMPLMLRQYKNQQNMKEKMEILKPEMDEIQKKLKQTKDPAEQRKLQQEMMGLYQKHGVNPLSVGCLPMLIQMPILMGLYYAIRGSAEIASHSFLWFNLGHSDIWITAAAGIIYYLQFKVSMSNVTEDQKKQMKLMGLMSPVMIVMFSLNAPSALPLYWTVGGIFLIAQTLLGRKIYGKKENTIKVEHQL; encoded by the coding sequence ATGAAAAATCGATTCACCATAATGATAGTACTTCTATTATCGACACTATTAACTGGTTGCCAGGCTATGACAAGCGAGGGATCTTTTTTCCAGACAACATTTATCAATCCATTCGCTTGGCTGATCCACTTTTTTGCAAGCATTACAGGAGGAAGTTATGGCCTTGCGATTATCTTGATTACAATGCTCATTAGACTCGCGCTCATGCCTCTTATGCTTAGACAGTATAAGAACCAGCAGAATATGAAAGAAAAAATGGAAATACTGAAGCCTGAAATGGACGAAATACAAAAGAAACTTAAACAAACAAAGGATCCTGCCGAACAAAGGAAGCTACAGCAGGAAATGATGGGCCTTTACCAAAAACACGGGGTGAACCCACTATCTGTCGGCTGTCTGCCAATGCTCATTCAGATGCCAATCCTGATGGGGTTATACTATGCTATCCGCGGATCTGCTGAAATAGCCAGCCACTCTTTCCTCTGGTTCAATCTCGGGCATTCTGATATATGGATCACAGCAGCAGCCGGAATCATCTATTACCTGCAGTTTAAGGTATCGATGTCAAATGTTACAGAGGATCAAAAAAAGCAAATGAAACTAATGGGGCTCATGTCACCAGTTATGATCGTAATGTTTTCATTAAATGCACCATCCGCACTTCCCCTTTACTGGACGGTAGGCGGGATTTTCCTTATTGCACAAACACTCCTTGGGAGAAAGATTTATGGCAAGAAAGAAAATACCATTAAAGTTGAACACCAGCTTTAA
- a CDS encoding alkaline phosphatase, with product MNKANFKKKILPLAVLSTVAFGSLVGTFNAEAKNDQNNNRAEIKNVIFLVGDGMGGSYTSAYRYLKDNPDTPEAERTELDKYLVGNQMTYPEDPEQNVTDSASAATAMSAGIKTYNNAIAVDNDGSEVKTVLEAAKENGKATGLVATSEITHATPASFGAHDESRKNMNAIADDYYDELVNGDHKIDVMLGGGLSNFVRNDRNLTEEFQKDGYSFVNNKEDMLNDTNDKVLGLFAEGGMDKMIDRREETPSLEEMTNSAINRLNKDKDGFFLMVEGSQIDWAGHDNDIVAAMSEMEDFEKAYKAAIEFAKKDKHTLVVATADHSTGGYSIGANGIYNWFGAPIRAAKRTPDFMAAEISKGADAEATLKKYIDFTSVGLPELTTEEIESVKAAAAKKPVDIDNAIEKIFDKRSNTGWTTGGHTGEDVPVYAFGPGKERFYGHIENTDNAKNIFDILSNGKRK from the coding sequence ATGAATAAAGCTAACTTTAAAAAGAAGATTCTTCCGCTCGCTGTCCTTTCAACTGTGGCGTTTGGCAGCTTAGTAGGAACTTTCAATGCAGAGGCAAAAAATGACCAGAACAATAATCGTGCAGAAATTAAGAATGTAATCTTCCTGGTTGGTGATGGAATGGGAGGCTCTTATACATCAGCATACCGCTACTTGAAGGATAATCCTGATACACCTGAGGCAGAGAGAACAGAACTGGATAAGTACCTTGTAGGTAACCAAATGACTTATCCTGAAGATCCTGAACAAAATGTAACTGACTCTGCTTCAGCAGCAACTGCCATGTCTGCAGGGATCAAGACTTATAACAATGCGATTGCAGTCGATAATGATGGTTCTGAAGTAAAGACAGTCCTTGAAGCTGCAAAGGAAAACGGAAAGGCAACTGGCCTTGTTGCAACTTCAGAGATTACTCACGCAACACCAGCTTCCTTTGGCGCGCATGATGAAAGCCGCAAGAACATGAATGCAATTGCAGATGATTATTATGATGAATTGGTAAATGGAGACCATAAAATAGATGTTATGCTAGGCGGCGGATTGAGCAACTTTGTGCGCAATGACAGAAACCTTACTGAAGAATTCCAGAAAGATGGCTATAGCTTTGTAAACAACAAAGAAGATATGCTTAATGATACGAATGATAAGGTTCTTGGCCTTTTTGCGGAAGGCGGAATGGACAAAATGATCGACCGAAGAGAAGAAACTCCTTCTCTTGAAGAAATGACAAACTCGGCAATCAATCGTTTGAATAAAGATAAAGATGGTTTCTTCCTGATGGTAGAGGGAAGCCAGATCGACTGGGCCGGCCATGACAATGATATTGTTGCGGCAATGAGTGAAATGGAAGATTTCGAGAAAGCATATAAAGCAGCTATCGAATTTGCGAAAAAGGACAAGCATACATTAGTCGTTGCGACTGCTGACCACTCAACTGGCGGATATTCAATTGGTGCCAATGGTATCTATAACTGGTTTGGAGCCCCAATCAGAGCTGCGAAACGTACGCCTGATTTCATGGCGGCTGAAATATCAAAAGGCGCTGATGCAGAAGCAACCCTGAAGAAATATATCGACTTTACATCTGTAGGACTGCCTGAGCTGACAACTGAAGAAATTGAATCTGTAAAAGCTGCAGCAGCTAAAAAACCTGTGGATATTGACAATGCTATTGAAAAGATTTTTGACAAGCGTTCAAACACTGGCTGGACAACCGGCGGACATACTGGGGAAGATGTACCTGTTTATGCATTCGGTCCTGGAAAAGAGCGTTTCTACGGCCATATCGAAAATACGGATAATGCGAAAAACATTTTTGATATACTATCAAACGGCAAAAGAAAATAA
- a CDS encoding oligoribonuclease, whose protein sequence is MYRLFTHNDLDGVACGILFRLAFGEQADIRYNSVSGLNFQVEKYFERMNERLKKEDHLYITDLSVNHEVTERINRFVSEGGKAYLIDHHKTALHFNDYSWGYVKVEDESGTLTSASSLVYEYLKDKRQLADNGTLNEFVELVRQYDTWDWDIHQNFKAKNLNDLFFMVSIEEFEERMISRLQTDNGFEFDEFEQKLLEMEEGKIERYIRRKKREIIQMEHDGLYGGVVHAESYHSELGNELGKEFPHLDYIAILNVGGKKISFRTIHDHVDVSAVAGEFGGGGHAKASGCTINGEAYKRYIDQVFPLETIKHDAFKNTYNIKDSKNGCLYENRDRDLFFIFKDGTRYIIKLKHEESLGPFNDFPEAERFLKRRYGAALARDEVYVGYLESIVYNKVLLS, encoded by the coding sequence ATGTACCGTTTATTTACACATAATGATTTGGATGGAGTGGCATGTGGGATTCTATTCCGGCTTGCATTCGGTGAGCAAGCGGATATCCGCTATAATTCTGTATCTGGGTTGAATTTTCAGGTGGAGAAATATTTTGAGAGAATGAATGAGCGCTTGAAAAAGGAAGACCATCTATACATAACCGACCTTTCCGTCAACCACGAAGTAACGGAAAGAATCAATCGTTTCGTATCAGAAGGAGGGAAGGCTTACCTGATCGACCATCATAAAACGGCTTTGCATTTCAATGACTATAGCTGGGGATATGTAAAAGTGGAAGATGAATCTGGTACACTTACAAGCGCGTCTTCATTAGTTTATGAATACTTGAAAGACAAACGCCAATTGGCTGATAACGGTACACTTAATGAGTTTGTTGAGCTGGTCCGCCAGTATGATACATGGGATTGGGATATTCACCAGAATTTCAAGGCGAAAAATCTGAATGATTTATTTTTCATGGTTTCTATAGAAGAATTTGAAGAACGTATGATATCCAGGCTTCAAACAGATAATGGATTCGAATTCGATGAATTTGAGCAAAAGTTATTGGAAATGGAAGAGGGTAAAATCGAACGTTATATAAGGAGGAAGAAAAGGGAAATCATTCAAATGGAGCATGATGGACTCTATGGAGGAGTCGTCCATGCCGAATCCTATCATTCTGAGCTGGGTAATGAACTTGGGAAGGAGTTTCCACACCTGGATTATATAGCAATCCTAAATGTAGGTGGCAAGAAAATCAGTTTCAGGACAATTCATGATCATGTGGACGTTTCTGCTGTCGCAGGAGAATTTGGAGGCGGTGGACATGCGAAGGCTTCTGGATGTACGATAAATGGAGAGGCTTATAAACGTTATATTGATCAAGTGTTTCCCCTTGAAACGATCAAACATGACGCATTCAAAAATACTTATAATATAAAGGATTCTAAAAATGGCTGTCTCTATGAGAATAGGGATAGGGACTTGTTTTTCATCTTTAAGGATGGAACACGCTATATTATAAAGCTAAAGCATGAAGAAAGCCTGGGGCCATTTAATGATTTCCCAGAAGCCGAACGCTTCTTGAAGAGGAGGTATGGAGCAGCACTTGCGAGGGATGAAGTGTATGTTGGATACCTTGAAAGCATAGTCTATAATAAAGTTCTTCTTTCGTGA
- a CDS encoding sodium:proton antiporter, which produces MEEVNLHEIFQTGFFLILIAAGITAIAKKVKQPYPIALVIVGAIIGLLNIPLLEPLKMFITEGEIFNFVIITLFLPALLGEAALKLPFSHLKENKEPILALAFGGTLLSFLLIGFTAHYFLGLSLPAAFVFGALMSATDPVSVLSIFKSVGVKKRLAVVIEGESLFNDGLAVVLFKISALSLITYLDAGWSGLGMGLWDFIRVVSLGLIIGGALGYGFSLLTKYFDDYPLEIIFSILLFYGSFLIAESVHASGVIAVVVAALIFGNFGSSIGMTPTTKLNINNFWDVAALLANSIVFLMIGLEITRIDMQDKWEIIFIAIILVLIARSVAVYASMSVIRDFSMNWKHILNWGGLKGSLSIALVLSLPRDFQGREELLILAFSVVLFSLVVQGWTIKPLISFLGINKKEEVYFEYEQLLSKIHRYETAMKEMMEAKGRYYLTKTITDEYVQKYQQKLEIAIAEMEELYRRKPELKEKQTETLRRVVFYAEHEAVDKLSMEEIISSETAEKERKELTEALVNLSHEKEG; this is translated from the coding sequence TTGGAAGAAGTGAATTTGCATGAAATATTTCAGACTGGATTCTTTTTAATCTTAATTGCAGCGGGAATCACAGCGATAGCCAAGAAAGTTAAACAGCCTTATCCTATTGCCCTGGTTATCGTTGGTGCAATAATTGGATTGTTGAATATACCTTTACTTGAACCATTGAAGATGTTCATTACAGAAGGGGAAATTTTTAATTTCGTCATCATTACATTATTTCTTCCTGCACTGCTTGGGGAAGCAGCATTAAAACTGCCATTTTCTCATTTGAAGGAAAACAAAGAACCGATCCTTGCATTGGCATTTGGAGGTACACTACTTTCATTTCTGCTGATAGGATTTACAGCACACTATTTTCTTGGGCTTTCGCTGCCTGCTGCATTTGTTTTTGGAGCATTGATGAGTGCAACGGACCCAGTAAGTGTCCTTTCCATTTTTAAAAGCGTGGGCGTGAAAAAGCGGCTTGCAGTCGTCATTGAAGGAGAAAGCTTGTTCAATGATGGGCTGGCAGTAGTACTTTTCAAAATATCTGCCTTATCATTGATTACATATCTGGACGCCGGGTGGTCTGGACTTGGCATGGGACTATGGGATTTTATCAGGGTCGTTTCACTCGGGCTGATCATCGGTGGTGCACTGGGATATGGTTTTTCCCTTTTGACGAAGTATTTTGATGATTATCCATTAGAAATTATTTTCAGCATCCTCTTATTTTATGGATCTTTTTTGATAGCAGAAAGCGTACATGCTTCTGGTGTTATAGCGGTTGTGGTTGCAGCGTTAATCTTCGGGAATTTCGGTTCTAGCATAGGAATGACACCGACTACAAAATTGAATATTAACAATTTTTGGGATGTTGCTGCCCTTTTGGCGAATTCGATTGTGTTCTTGATGATCGGGCTGGAGATAACAAGAATCGATATGCAGGATAAGTGGGAAATAATTTTCATTGCCATTATCCTTGTTCTTATTGCCCGTAGTGTAGCTGTGTATGCCAGCATGTCTGTCATCAGGGATTTCAGCATGAATTGGAAACATATTTTAAATTGGGGAGGGCTAAAGGGTTCATTATCAATCGCCCTTGTTTTGAGTCTGCCGAGGGACTTCCAGGGGAGAGAGGAACTATTGATCCTGGCCTTCAGTGTTGTACTCTTTTCACTTGTCGTTCAAGGCTGGACCATTAAACCTCTCATTTCTTTCCTTGGGATCAACAAAAAAGAAGAAGTATATTTTGAATATGAACAGCTGCTTTCAAAAATTCACAGATATGAAACGGCGATGAAAGAAATGATGGAAGCAAAAGGAAGATACTATCTGACAAAGACAATTACGGATGAGTATGTCCAAAAGTATCAACAGAAGCTGGAAATTGCAATTGCCGAAATGGAAGAATTGTACCGAAGGAAGCCTGAACTGAAAGAGAAGCAAACCGAAACATTGCGTAGAGTTGTTTTCTATGCAGAACATGAGGCTGTTGATAAACTGTCAATGGAAGAGATCATTTCTTCGGAAACAGCGGAAAAAGAACGAAAAGAGCTGACTGAGGCTTTAGTGAATTTGTCTCATGAAAAAGAAGGCTGA
- a CDS encoding cupredoxin domain-containing protein gives MHFFVFKRRTLYFIGLIVFIAIIGSIWMNLKPESTPAIGGQNEQIREIHLVTGEFKSNTDDGKEIEAYRWDPGTIFVEKGEKVSLKILGVNGKEHPFIIEGTEIKGVVKKGQETLVPLQFDKEGTYRLICLTHPSAEHNGPMIAYIVVD, from the coding sequence ATGCATTTCTTTGTATTTAAAAGAAGGACTTTATATTTTATTGGCCTAATTGTCTTCATTGCCATCATCGGCTCAATTTGGATGAATTTAAAACCTGAATCCACTCCAGCTATAGGCGGACAGAATGAACAAATCAGGGAAATACACCTCGTGACAGGAGAATTCAAATCGAATACCGACGATGGTAAAGAAATTGAAGCATACCGCTGGGACCCAGGTACAATCTTCGTTGAAAAAGGCGAAAAGGTAAGCCTGAAAATTCTTGGCGTGAACGGCAAGGAGCATCCTTTCATCATTGAGGGAACAGAAATCAAGGGAGTTGTAAAAAAAGGCCAAGAAACCCTTGTCCCTTTGCAATTTGACAAGGAAGGAACATACAGACTGATCTGCCTTACCCACCCTTCAGCTGAACACAACGGGCCGATGATTGCTTATATTGTAGTGGATTGA
- the pflA gene encoding pyruvate formate-lyase-activating protein, with amino-acid sequence MNGNIHSIETFGTVDGPGIRYVIFTQGCLLRCQFCHNADTWEIGTGKQMSVSEIIDDLKSYLPFIEASGGGITVSGGEPLLQIPFITELFKECKKLGLHTAIDSSGGCYSSAPLFQEQLAELLRYTDLVLLDLKHINRKKHIKLTGMANEHILDFARYLSQHNVPIWIRHVLVPGVTNEIDDLTELGAFIGTLENVRKLEVLPYHKLGVYKWEALGLEYPLNDVEPPSDDEVERAYRLLTAKTALK; translated from the coding sequence ATGAACGGAAACATTCATTCTATCGAAACCTTCGGAACTGTAGACGGACCCGGAATCCGCTATGTCATCTTCACGCAGGGGTGCCTGCTGCGCTGCCAGTTCTGCCATAACGCAGATACGTGGGAAATTGGCACAGGCAAACAAATGTCTGTTTCCGAAATCATTGATGATTTGAAGTCTTATCTGCCTTTCATTGAAGCCTCTGGTGGCGGAATCACAGTGAGCGGAGGAGAGCCTCTGTTGCAAATCCCCTTCATCACTGAGCTTTTCAAGGAGTGCAAAAAACTCGGACTGCATACTGCCATTGATTCTTCAGGCGGGTGTTACTCAAGCGCTCCCCTTTTCCAGGAACAGCTTGCCGAACTTTTGCGCTATACTGATTTGGTCCTTCTGGACTTAAAACATATTAACAGAAAGAAACATATTAAGCTGACAGGCATGGCGAATGAACATATTCTCGATTTCGCCCGCTACTTATCACAGCACAACGTCCCTATCTGGATCCGGCACGTACTTGTACCCGGGGTGACCAATGAAATTGATGACCTCACCGAGCTGGGGGCGTTCATAGGCACTTTGGAAAACGTACGCAAACTGGAAGTACTGCCTTACCACAAACTTGGGGTGTACAAATGGGAGGCACTGGGACTTGAATATCCGCTAAATGATGTGGAACCTCCATCAGATGATGAGGTCGAGCGTGCTTATAGACTACTAACAGCCAAGACAGCCTTAAAATGA